The following are from one region of the Leptospira perdikensis genome:
- a CDS encoding helix-turn-helix domain-containing protein: protein MFEFFGSWLQFGAWYHFILGIGILVKEKGSKGFPFAMIAAFSGGILIVYAYRLYAGFEFETAILNHGYVPIIFLIPGSMQYTIEQFLSSEPIPLGGLKRLYPTFFVVLILFLLQWATPHLLLQSMNQSFAGAPFSIPEMISAVGCVYWVGTFVWMIYQYRMILYRNPNQEAKLGVQILGMILKGNITFASFIFISTFLRWHTGIYFTAGLATLMAVVAFIGTEINHQLFKDLLPELRQSYRTSRILNLNLEKLKLDLDTLLKVNFVYREEDLNLANLAEKLGIKDYQLSEYINAYLGMNFNRFVNEYRIAEICQLIEKEPKANLLSLAYQVGFNSKANFNLAFKSLKKMSPSDYAKSVGKGQPT from the coding sequence ATGTTCGAATTTTTTGGGTCATGGCTCCAGTTTGGAGCGTGGTATCATTTCATTTTAGGAATTGGGATCCTAGTGAAAGAAAAGGGTTCCAAAGGTTTTCCCTTTGCCATGATAGCTGCCTTTTCTGGTGGGATTTTGATTGTTTATGCCTATCGTTTGTATGCCGGATTCGAATTTGAAACTGCGATTTTAAATCATGGTTACGTTCCGATTATTTTTTTAATCCCTGGGAGTATGCAATATACAATCGAACAATTTCTCAGTTCAGAGCCGATTCCTTTAGGTGGATTGAAACGATTGTATCCTACTTTTTTTGTAGTCCTCATTCTGTTTCTTTTACAATGGGCGACTCCTCATCTTCTTTTACAATCAATGAATCAAAGTTTTGCGGGAGCTCCCTTTTCTATCCCTGAAATGATTTCTGCAGTTGGATGTGTTTACTGGGTAGGTACTTTTGTATGGATGATATATCAGTATAGAATGATTCTCTATCGTAATCCCAATCAAGAAGCAAAATTAGGAGTACAAATTTTAGGAATGATACTAAAAGGAAATATTACTTTTGCTAGTTTTATCTTTATTAGTACTTTCTTACGATGGCATACAGGAATTTATTTTACAGCGGGATTGGCAACCCTTATGGCAGTAGTTGCTTTTATCGGAACAGAAATCAATCACCAATTGTTTAAGGATCTTTTACCAGAACTACGTCAGTCCTATAGAACTTCTCGGATTCTAAATTTAAATTTGGAAAAGTTAAAACTTGATTTAGATACTTTACTTAAGGTGAATTTTGTATATCGCGAAGAAGATTTGAATTTAGCAAACCTTGCGGAAAAATTAGGAATCAAAGATTATCAATTGAGTGAATACATCAATGCATATCTTGGTATGAATTTTAATCGATTTGTGAACGAATACCGTATCGCAGAAATTTGTCAGTTGATTGAAAAGGAACCTAAAGCCAATTTATTGTCGCTAGCCTACCAAGTTGGTTTTAACTCGAAAGCCAATTTTAACTTAGCCTTTAAGTCACTAAAAAAAATGTCTCCCAGTGATTATGCAAAGTCAGTAGGGAAGGGACAACCGACTTAA
- a CDS encoding alpha/beta fold hydrolase has translation MKKQKIYRLFLPLGVFLLVACGPNGNQNSKDNAAVLGVLNGSNSSNSASPEALQLSNAANAKDIQTAFAKENDGSFTFNDNISFLSNDGVKITGNLFIPKSGTGAFPAVIFVNSWALNEYEYIVPAAKLAKKGYVVFSYNTRGFGTSGGLINVAGPKDMEDLSKGIDFLLANAPVNPANIGIAGVSYGAGISLLGLSKEPRIKTAVAMSGWGSLPDSLYGNQTPRLVWGLLLVTAGYITGKMDPVIAENFGKLLDTRDVAAVLAWASERSPNSAVAALNASGKPVYISNNSQDNLFQPNQILPYFEQLTVPKKLDLNNGIHATAEVGGILGLDNYVWTNAYDWFDYWLKGIQNGIMTKPKVSIQKRFSSSRVTYSTWPNPNKVDRTYHLRPMGLLTPGKITTTANTTNGNDTILSGGTSATTGVPLLSEILDGAVSVPVTTNVNLIDRTNAMVYISDQLTSVLKVRGRTFYKGRINSSDVAPHVVVYLYEVDIWGTGKLISHGTATLFGVKGKDTDLNVDLQAVAHDFPVGSRLALAIDNIDPMYAVPKPVSLYTTTFKHSTSTASTLRFESE, from the coding sequence ATGAAAAAGCAAAAAATCTATCGTCTGTTTTTACCACTAGGGGTCTTCCTTCTTGTGGCATGCGGACCAAATGGAAACCAAAACTCAAAAGACAACGCAGCCGTACTAGGCGTGTTAAACGGATCCAATTCCAGTAACTCAGCTTCACCAGAAGCTCTCCAGTTAAGTAATGCAGCCAATGCAAAGGATATTCAAACTGCATTTGCAAAAGAAAATGATGGAAGTTTTACTTTCAACGACAACATCTCTTTTCTTAGCAACGATGGTGTCAAAATTACGGGAAACCTTTTCATTCCAAAATCTGGAACTGGCGCCTTCCCTGCAGTGATCTTTGTTAATAGTTGGGCACTCAATGAATACGAATACATTGTTCCTGCTGCTAAACTTGCAAAAAAAGGATATGTAGTATTCAGTTATAACACAAGAGGATTTGGAACATCTGGGGGACTAATTAACGTTGCAGGCCCGAAAGATATGGAAGATCTCTCGAAAGGAATTGACTTCCTACTTGCAAATGCACCTGTCAATCCAGCAAACATTGGTATTGCGGGAGTATCTTATGGTGCAGGGATTTCTCTTCTTGGTCTCAGCAAAGAACCTAGAATTAAAACAGCAGTAGCAATGAGTGGATGGGGAAGTTTACCTGACTCACTGTACGGAAACCAAACACCTAGACTTGTATGGGGACTACTCCTCGTCACTGCTGGTTATATTACAGGAAAGATGGATCCAGTGATTGCAGAAAACTTTGGAAAACTTCTTGATACAAGAGATGTTGCAGCAGTTTTAGCCTGGGCCAGTGAACGTTCACCTAATAGTGCTGTAGCTGCCCTCAATGCTTCCGGAAAACCAGTTTATATTTCAAATAACTCACAAGACAATCTTTTCCAACCCAACCAAATCCTTCCTTACTTCGAACAATTAACCGTTCCTAAAAAATTGGATTTGAATAATGGGATTCATGCAACTGCTGAGGTTGGTGGTATTCTTGGTCTTGATAATTATGTTTGGACCAATGCTTATGACTGGTTTGACTATTGGTTGAAAGGAATTCAAAACGGTATTATGACGAAACCAAAAGTTTCGATTCAAAAACGATTTTCTTCTTCAAGAGTTACCTATTCAACTTGGCCAAATCCAAATAAAGTAGATAGAACTTACCACTTGCGACCAATGGGACTTTTGACTCCTGGTAAAATCACTACCACTGCGAATACAACGAACGGAAATGATACCATTCTTTCTGGAGGAACAAGTGCGACTACCGGTGTCCCTCTCCTATCAGAAATTTTAGATGGAGCGGTATCTGTACCTGTAACTACAAATGTCAATTTGATTGACCGTACAAACGCAATGGTCTATATCTCTGACCAGTTGACAAGTGTACTCAAAGTGAGAGGACGCACTTTTTACAAAGGTCGTATCAATAGTTCAGATGTCGCACCTCACGTTGTAGTGTATTTGTATGAAGTAGACATTTGGGGAACAGGAAAACTAATCTCTCATGGTACTGCTACTTTATTCGGTGTCAAAGGAAAAGATACAGATCTTAATGTTGATTTACAAGCAGTGGCACATGACTTTCCAGTAGGAAGTCGACTTGCTCTTGCGATTGATAACATTGACCCAATGTATGCAGTTCCAAAACCGGTTTCTTTATACACAACTACTTTTAAACACAGCACATCCACGGCTTCCACACTTCGTTTTGAAAGTGAATGA
- a CDS encoding exodeoxyribonuclease V subunit gamma has product MPIHYYAGLHLGEITTELGKQITEDQKVNPLKRPLVVVPNQNLIPWLRLNLPKFDVSNLSLNIEFTFLEKAILKIIFQSLNIQTYEEQTALYQYETLKRDCFALLYQKQQTLLKNFPEIQTYLEEIPKLYYLSDVLTKYFKDYELNREEWIKDWIGLDSKTIPNEVKKDPYWELEKQIYTEIYKDETKPKNLFRYLEEGKNLPLSGNLHLFCLSNLSGTYIDFLKETALAKESKLSVHIYQFHNGKVIGKNTEKTKNYLSKFSKPQSYLAKEFSKANDSKQKSKFISGGMLSKLKAFLLEEPVKSENYLEDQTVRVWNAPSVYREVESIAHDILHKISLSKGRLNLLDFAILVPNMNDYRSAVEWVFDGGIYATQKKENLPRLLKIPYSITDLVAKDTSQLYLALSTLFRCMKNDRFEKEDIYSLFKNPLLMGVNDTNEEESSLKVLDLIDSLGSLYEEEKEYNPYTISFGLKRAVVSLVSDEETAWKEIEVVTKPISSDKTVIEFVEIWNRIKEIQRELKEKILQIPKEERYLVFENLFQKLFTFEGEWEKELTYFNQWLKSIQSWCVSDWNQTKDFLEMISLLTEEVFSDIPMQRGNYLTEGVTVSLLQPMRPIPFFHVYIAGLGEGKFPGSVDRSRFNLRRYDSKPWDLNRREIQESLFWESILSAEESITFSYVGKNTLEDKEFEPCSTLFEVMTAMEIKKAVELPLTSYSRFYDETQFPSFDYVRNLKKFNAGDINFPRPNFTDVNLLSPSEFTKQKTNEITVKQLVTGLKNPILGPLSENLGQIWEEEEEQEEEPFRLNNLEIYTIKTIFIPIFTESLVLNKEWTWNRESIQNHLTEYTRKAEQNAEFPYGAFHIVSSELLLQELETIAERFHVLKDTVFSVTENLSYLKAVSIGDTGLRHCKKINPYQITETHKIIGEWENLIEKDGVYYWVHSGSLYEKPKYPNEYLKDYLGKMAYVLTTACLFQMTGNKLIMIPANAKDFKNDSYLDFSNLSTPDCQSYLNSIYQLVTEEKPKYIPNAGLNLFFSKHSIEEMEKNPDTIDSLWKEFLSEELDTILHFENQLMKLSPYTKVLLDEFSLTSVWEIFLPILKKGFR; this is encoded by the coding sequence TTGCCGATACATTACTACGCTGGCCTTCATCTCGGTGAGATCACCACCGAACTCGGAAAACAAATTACCGAAGACCAAAAAGTGAATCCTCTCAAACGACCATTGGTTGTGGTTCCCAATCAAAATTTAATCCCTTGGTTACGTTTAAACTTACCTAAGTTTGATGTATCAAATCTTTCCTTAAACATTGAATTTACGTTTTTAGAAAAAGCAATTTTGAAAATTATATTTCAATCTTTGAATATACAAACTTATGAAGAACAAACAGCGCTATATCAATATGAAACTTTAAAACGAGATTGTTTTGCCCTACTCTACCAAAAACAACAAACATTACTGAAAAATTTTCCTGAAATTCAAACGTATTTGGAAGAGATCCCAAAATTGTATTATCTTTCTGATGTACTAACAAAATATTTTAAAGACTATGAATTAAATCGAGAAGAATGGATTAAAGATTGGATTGGCCTTGATTCAAAAACTATCCCGAACGAAGTTAAAAAAGATCCTTATTGGGAACTAGAAAAACAAATTTATACAGAGATTTATAAAGACGAAACAAAACCAAAAAATTTATTTCGATATTTGGAAGAAGGAAAAAATTTACCACTCTCTGGCAACTTACATTTGTTTTGTTTATCTAACCTTTCCGGAACTTATATTGATTTTTTAAAAGAAACAGCGCTAGCCAAAGAATCTAAACTTTCGGTTCATATTTACCAATTCCACAATGGGAAAGTTATTGGCAAAAATACCGAGAAAACAAAAAACTATTTATCTAAATTTTCAAAACCGCAATCCTATTTGGCAAAAGAGTTCTCCAAAGCTAATGATTCTAAACAAAAATCAAAATTTATAAGTGGTGGGATGCTTTCTAAGTTAAAGGCATTTTTATTAGAAGAGCCTGTGAAATCAGAAAACTATTTAGAAGACCAAACAGTAAGGGTCTGGAATGCACCTTCCGTTTATCGTGAAGTGGAATCAATTGCGCACGATATACTTCATAAAATTAGTTTAAGTAAAGGTAGACTCAATTTACTTGATTTTGCGATCTTAGTTCCAAATATGAACGATTATCGATCAGCCGTCGAATGGGTGTTTGATGGCGGAATCTACGCCACACAAAAAAAAGAAAACTTACCAAGGTTACTCAAAATCCCTTATTCAATCACCGATCTAGTGGCCAAAGACACATCACAACTATACCTAGCATTGTCTACTTTGTTTCGCTGTATGAAAAATGATCGATTCGAAAAAGAAGACATCTATTCTTTATTCAAAAATCCATTACTTATGGGCGTTAATGATACTAATGAGGAAGAAAGCTCTCTTAAAGTTTTGGATTTAATTGATTCTTTGGGTTCTCTCTACGAGGAAGAAAAGGAATACAATCCTTATACAATTTCCTTTGGCCTAAAACGTGCGGTAGTTTCCTTGGTCTCTGATGAAGAAACCGCTTGGAAAGAAATAGAAGTGGTCACAAAACCAATTTCTTCTGACAAAACCGTAATTGAATTTGTGGAAATCTGGAATCGAATCAAAGAAATTCAGCGGGAATTAAAAGAAAAAATTCTACAAATACCGAAAGAAGAACGTTATCTTGTCTTTGAAAATTTATTTCAGAAATTATTTACCTTTGAGGGAGAATGGGAAAAAGAACTTACCTACTTCAATCAATGGTTAAAATCAATTCAATCTTGGTGTGTTAGTGACTGGAATCAAACCAAAGACTTTTTAGAAATGATTTCTCTCTTAACAGAAGAAGTTTTTTCCGACATACCAATGCAACGTGGCAATTATTTAACCGAAGGAGTCACTGTTTCTCTCCTGCAACCAATGCGCCCTATTCCATTTTTTCATGTATACATCGCAGGACTTGGTGAAGGGAAATTTCCTGGTTCTGTGGATCGATCCAGATTCAATTTACGAAGATATGATTCCAAACCTTGGGATCTCAATCGAAGAGAAATCCAAGAATCTCTTTTCTGGGAATCCATTCTTTCTGCAGAAGAAAGTATTACATTTTCGTATGTGGGAAAAAACACACTAGAAGATAAAGAATTCGAACCTTGTTCCACTTTATTTGAAGTAATGACTGCGATGGAAATCAAAAAAGCTGTGGAGCTCCCTTTAACATCGTATAGTCGATTCTATGACGAAACCCAATTCCCGTCTTTTGATTATGTTCGAAACTTAAAAAAATTTAATGCCGGGGATATAAACTTCCCAAGGCCCAACTTTACCGACGTAAATCTTTTATCTCCTTCAGAGTTTACCAAACAAAAAACAAATGAAATCACGGTTAAACAACTTGTTACAGGACTTAAGAATCCCATTCTTGGGCCTCTATCAGAAAACCTTGGTCAAATTTGGGAGGAAGAGGAAGAACAGGAAGAAGAACCATTTCGTTTGAACAATTTAGAAATTTATACAATCAAAACCATTTTTATTCCTATATTTACCGAATCTTTGGTCCTTAACAAAGAATGGACTTGGAATCGCGAATCCATTCAAAATCACCTAACAGAATACACACGAAAAGCAGAACAAAATGCTGAATTCCCATATGGGGCATTCCATATTGTTTCCTCAGAACTTTTATTACAAGAACTGGAAACCATTGCAGAGCGATTCCATGTTCTCAAAGATACAGTGTTTTCGGTAACAGAAAACTTATCATATTTAAAAGCCGTTTCTATTGGAGATACAGGCCTTAGGCATTGTAAAAAAATAAATCCATACCAAATTACCGAAACTCATAAAATCATCGGAGAATGGGAAAACTTAATCGAAAAAGACGGAGTTTATTACTGGGTTCATTCAGGAAGTTTGTACGAAAAACCTAAATATCCTAACGAATACTTAAAAGATTACCTCGGTAAAATGGCTTATGTTTTGACTACGGCATGTTTGTTTCAGATGACCGGAAACAAGTTAATCATGATTCCCGCCAATGCAAAGGATTTTAAAAATGATTCCTATCTTGATTTTTCAAATCTATCTACACCCGACTGCCAATCTTATTTAAATTCGATCTACCAATTAGTTACAGAGGAAAAACCTAAGTATATTCCCAATGCTGGTTTAAATCTTTTCTTCTCCAAACATTCTATTGAAGAGATGGAAAAAAATCCAGACACTATTGATTCTTTATGGAAGGAATTTTTATCAGAAGAATTGGACACCATTTTACATTTTGAAAATCAATTAATGAAGTTATCTCCCTATACCAAAGTTTTGTTGGACGAATTCTCTCTCACGTCTGTCTGGGAGATTTTTTTACCCATCCTCAAAAAAGGATTTCGATAA
- a CDS encoding UvrD-helicase domain-containing protein: MGHPLLHKPKFIEASAGTGKTYLIMEMLGDIMKHDVENNISENRILNTLILTFTEKAAGELKGRLKAKILELSENGKNPAFYRYLRDLDQVTISTIHGFCNMVLKEYPIETQNNPNVRLTNTEEIIKKSFYLLKRSHWGEKDFEGLAKNLIESNTLEKESSITFAVSKLLSHTKNYFFPKILTIEEILSSANLEKILISLNSVMVTLQGPIGASIIEQGDSRTIQKWIENWSLMHTFAETLVSKNSESLKKELQRITGLQRTADKVAYQGFAYLLLTGKTITKNLNKEAIELQSSIKTLISLLEDTFPIEKIDLEGEWFLQETALRLAEDTKSQLKTGDTLTYDQMILKVHETVVTKPNPSLVQSLKERYQVCILDEFQDTDQNQYQIFRSLFVDDKDKSRMLFCIGDPKQSIYGFRGADIGIYLKAANDFVDSKASLSTNYRSTKEIIHGLNLLFHNEEKNFGETNFFPIEEPGSQKENYQYHPVTSPDPSKIKYKYTHPDEYGIHVFHYQENFQNVSRARNVWAESIKEEILSFQQNKQTLPYYKHGEPNPKKVSLRDIAVLCGSKKETEQIEKVLSKAGIPCSIYKQRGIFKSKEAEQIENLLECLAESNNSRSYKRILFSELFSVHPEDLSKYNEHSIDSYEKSLMDVWLKLIRDNRYAAFFRSVMDETKVFWNHDLKNLEWERKRTNYRQIFQRLLEFQIRTNANLTELLTELRELKQKKSSPEEEPLFDRETEDDAVQILTVHASKGLEWPIVFLYYFGTRPPSLNDYEYPTFIEEDHKTERRWILSLWDSKNGKPNEFKHFLNEQKRMLYVALTRPNLRLYLPKISWGKDSIQKSGYGNILFAELERIQELIKNHSDGEKTFLFRNEKNIEIFDKTTTPLSTELVKKTNIDPIVLPTEIKAGRILLQHSYTSLQTSQSLLSKLNDETQKEIEESGEPEFIKTKSDLPSSSKVGNFLHRILELCDFSIFNLPAESILNHPSWKWAYSESFKQYPIKLQPNSDDPLELIVVKLLQRAMTAEITLADGESFVLSGLKPEEKSSELKFHLYVQKMLESSGVRLTQGFENYLKGAIDLVFCKNGKYYIADYKSNLLPNSNYDTNAVTSAVIDKGYMIQKSVYALILYDYLSSLYGSDLALERFGGVYYLFLRGMGLTKNSGIYSDLKSSSRDWNQETFTKIRKEILSYIQEAASSLEKLYL; the protein is encoded by the coding sequence ATGGGCCACCCACTACTCCATAAACCAAAGTTTATCGAAGCATCAGCAGGTACAGGAAAGACCTATCTCATCATGGAAATGTTAGGTGACATCATGAAACATGATGTGGAAAACAACATTTCAGAGAATCGAATTCTAAATACTTTGATTCTCACATTTACTGAGAAAGCTGCCGGCGAACTTAAAGGAAGACTCAAAGCCAAAATTTTAGAACTTTCAGAGAATGGAAAAAATCCTGCTTTTTACCGATATCTCCGCGACTTAGATCAAGTCACTATTTCCACCATCCATGGATTTTGTAATATGGTTTTGAAAGAATACCCTATTGAAACACAAAACAATCCCAATGTCCGACTAACAAATACAGAAGAAATCATCAAAAAAAGTTTTTATCTTTTAAAACGAAGCCATTGGGGGGAAAAAGATTTTGAAGGTTTAGCAAAGAATCTAATAGAATCTAATACTTTAGAGAAAGAATCCTCCATTACCTTTGCTGTGTCCAAACTTTTATCTCATACAAAGAATTATTTTTTTCCAAAAATTTTGACTATAGAAGAAATTCTCTCTTCAGCAAATTTAGAAAAAATTCTTATTAGTTTAAATTCGGTGATGGTAACCTTACAAGGACCCATTGGTGCGTCTATCATAGAACAAGGAGACAGTAGAACCATCCAAAAGTGGATCGAAAACTGGTCCTTGATGCATACTTTCGCAGAAACCCTTGTGTCCAAAAATAGCGAATCCCTCAAAAAAGAACTTCAGCGAATTACTGGTTTACAAAGAACCGCTGATAAAGTTGCTTACCAAGGTTTCGCTTATTTATTGTTAACCGGTAAAACCATTACCAAAAACTTAAATAAAGAAGCGATAGAACTACAATCTTCAATCAAAACGCTAATTTCTTTACTCGAAGACACATTCCCTATAGAAAAAATTGATTTAGAGGGAGAATGGTTTTTACAAGAAACAGCGCTCCGATTGGCAGAAGATACAAAATCGCAGCTTAAAACAGGAGATACTTTAACCTACGATCAAATGATCCTAAAAGTACATGAGACAGTGGTCACAAAACCCAATCCATCACTTGTCCAATCACTAAAGGAACGTTATCAAGTTTGTATTTTAGATGAATTCCAAGATACAGATCAAAACCAATACCAAATCTTTCGTTCTCTTTTTGTAGATGATAAAGATAAAAGCCGCATGTTGTTTTGTATTGGAGATCCAAAACAAAGTATTTATGGATTTAGAGGAGCCGACATTGGTATTTATCTAAAAGCAGCAAATGATTTTGTAGATTCCAAAGCTAGTTTATCAACAAATTACCGCTCCACGAAAGAAATCATCCATGGGCTCAATTTACTCTTTCACAATGAAGAGAAGAACTTTGGCGAAACTAATTTTTTCCCCATAGAAGAACCGGGCTCACAAAAAGAAAACTACCAATACCATCCCGTTACCTCCCCCGATCCCTCTAAAATAAAATATAAGTATACCCATCCAGATGAATATGGGATTCATGTCTTTCATTATCAAGAGAACTTTCAAAATGTAAGTCGGGCTCGTAATGTTTGGGCGGAATCTATAAAGGAAGAGATCCTCAGTTTTCAACAAAACAAACAGACTTTACCTTATTACAAACACGGAGAACCAAATCCAAAAAAAGTAAGCCTTAGGGACATTGCCGTGTTATGCGGTAGCAAAAAAGAAACAGAACAAATCGAAAAGGTTTTATCGAAAGCAGGAATACCTTGTTCGATCTACAAACAAAGAGGTATTTTTAAATCCAAAGAAGCCGAACAAATCGAAAATTTATTAGAGTGTTTAGCTGAATCGAATAACTCTCGTTCTTACAAACGAATTTTATTTTCTGAGCTTTTCAGTGTCCATCCAGAAGATTTATCCAAATACAATGAACATTCCATTGATTCCTATGAAAAATCTTTAATGGACGTTTGGCTAAAACTCATTCGTGACAATCGTTATGCAGCATTCTTTCGATCCGTCATGGATGAAACAAAAGTTTTTTGGAATCATGATCTAAAAAATTTAGAATGGGAACGAAAACGTACCAATTACAGACAAATCTTTCAAAGGTTACTAGAATTTCAAATTCGAACAAATGCGAACCTCACCGAGTTATTAACTGAACTACGCGAACTCAAACAAAAAAAATCTTCTCCCGAGGAGGAACCTCTCTTTGATCGTGAAACCGAAGATGATGCTGTTCAAATTCTAACTGTCCATGCTTCCAAAGGTTTAGAATGGCCTATTGTATTTTTATATTATTTCGGGACTAGACCTCCAAGTTTAAATGATTACGAATACCCAACCTTTATCGAAGAAGATCACAAAACAGAGAGACGGTGGATCCTCAGTCTTTGGGACTCCAAAAATGGCAAACCAAATGAATTCAAACATTTTCTAAATGAACAAAAACGTATGTTATATGTGGCCTTAACAAGGCCCAACCTAAGATTGTATTTACCAAAAATATCATGGGGGAAAGATTCCATTCAAAAATCTGGGTATGGAAACATTTTATTTGCCGAACTAGAACGAATCCAAGAGTTGATCAAAAACCATTCCGATGGAGAGAAAACATTTCTATTCAGAAATGAAAAGAATATTGAAATTTTCGATAAAACCACGACACCCCTCTCTACTGAATTAGTTAAAAAAACGAATATAGATCCAATCGTTCTTCCTACAGAAATCAAAGCAGGCAGGATATTGTTACAACATAGTTATACAAGTTTACAAACCTCTCAAAGTCTTTTATCAAAGCTAAATGATGAAACACAAAAAGAAATTGAAGAATCTGGAGAACCAGAATTTATCAAAACAAAATCCGACCTCCCTTCCAGTTCAAAAGTGGGAAATTTCCTTCATCGCATTTTGGAGTTATGTGATTTTTCTATCTTCAACCTTCCGGCGGAATCTATCTTAAACCACCCTTCCTGGAAATGGGCTTATTCTGAATCCTTTAAACAATATCCAATCAAACTCCAACCCAACTCAGATGATCCTTTAGAATTGATTGTAGTCAAACTTTTACAGCGAGCTATGACAGCGGAGATCACACTAGCCGATGGAGAAAGTTTTGTTTTGAGTGGATTAAAACCGGAAGAAAAATCTTCTGAATTAAAATTTCATTTATATGTTCAAAAGATGTTAGAATCATCAGGTGTTCGTTTGACACAAGGATTCGAAAACTATCTAAAAGGAGCCATTGACCTCGTTTTTTGTAAAAACGGGAAATACTACATCGCCGATTATAAATCCAATCTTTTACCAAATAGCAATTATGATACAAATGCAGTGACCTCTGCGGTGATAGATAAAGGTTATATGATTCAAAAATCAGTATATGCTTTGATACTTTATGATTACCTATCATCGCTTTATGGAAGTGATTTGGCTTTGGAGCGTTTTGGAGGAGTGTATTATCTATTTCTGCGAGGAATGGGACTTACAAAAAATTCTGGCATCTACTCAGATCTTAAATCATCCTCACGAGATTGGAATCAAGAAACCTTTACAAAAATTCGTAAAGAAATTTTGTCTTACATTCAAGAAGCCGCTTCTAGTTTGGAGAAATTATATTTATGA